One genomic window of Pecten maximus chromosome 3, xPecMax1.1, whole genome shotgun sequence includes the following:
- the LOC117323031 gene encoding perlucin-like, whose translation MYCLGLLILTLGQALASCPHGWTPNAESCYHVSRDDATWAEAQKMCESHHGSHLARIETEPEEKFIESMLRDYHHEHEYWLGASDWTVEGEWMWEPEGTASFMYTNWKPGQPDNHGGDDNCLLIEGRSLFYWKDEDCHDRNLYVCEKLADTDPIIANMTAPPVFQTVVSIV comes from the exons ATGTACTGCTTAGGTCTGTTGATTCTGACGCTGGGCCAAG CTCTGGCCAGCTGTCCACATGGATGGACTCCCAACGCAGAATCGTGTTACCACGTCAGCAGAGACGATGCGACCTGGGCAGAGGCTCAG AAAATGTGTGAAAGTCATCATGGTTCGCACCTGGCTAGAATAGAAACGGAACCCGAAGAAAAATTCATTGAGTCAATGCTTCGGGATTATCACC ACGAACACGAATATTGGCTAGGCGCTTCTGATTGGACGGTTGAGGGTGAATGGATGTGGGAACCAGAGGGAACAGCAAGCTTCATGTACACCAACTGGAAGCCTGGCCAGCCCGATAACCACGGAGGCGATGACAACTGCCTCTTAATAGAGGGAAGGTCCCTCTTTTATTGGAAAGACGAAGACTGCCATGATAGAAACTTATACGTGTGTGAGAAACT TGCGGACACTGATCCCATCATAGCTAATATGACAGCGCCGCCGGTGTTTCAGACTGTTGTCAGCATTGTCTGA